From a single Carassius auratus strain Wakin chromosome 38, ASM336829v1, whole genome shotgun sequence genomic region:
- the tjap1 gene encoding tight junction-associated protein 1, with translation MEAHGSPRMTSAAPARKPYRKAPPQHRETRHTVPVFREDVSGSALPSASLALSAQPDSCQDSLSDADRIKILQQQNEDLRRRLSQTTHKMEAMETEFETSRHYMQAELGRTRDDLEKMRDKFRRLQNSYTASQRANQDLEEKLHALLRKVERDKKTMDQEIVELTNKLVDAKNTIDKLEELNERYRQDCNLAVQLLKCNKSHFRNHKFADLPYELQDMVNKHMKSSLPNKTQGCQGAQAQDPDTLSLTPADVVPTSVIARVLEKPEPLVLNSAQSSSSAGRPVAEDVFVHVDMTGPQDESGGRENGGPVHARPPVGAGSDQQHVNGMCRSQGSLDGQTGEDGAAPSFEKLNPYPAPPPPNPLYPGRKVIEFSSDDKVKIPKNSPLPNCTYATRQAISLSLVQNEEETAERQRTVPNSPAVSDGGWRSGTSSSSGGGHASHQRTPPQMDAMDTLSSHSSPFSSPPQPPSAFASSGSSEEDLMANWQRMFVERMAPSTEGSLVNRTSFSSETVKDLQSRHNGKSRVGALRGAYSDGEEGSSAQSWTASRESSLDTDTSSMADLRAKKTQYGGDFSQEEGEHLLMALDPVDNDGASGDTMVTIESSPASAKCEEFAEDAGSAGSSSEERDILPQDFPVIGSRALAGLEDFADKPPQTGSSRPLKSPKRMGVHHLLRKDSLTRAQEHGNLLD, from the exons GATCCTGCAGCAGCAAAATGAAGACCTCCGCCGCCGGCTCTCCCAGACCACTCATAAGATGGAGGCGATGGAGACGGAGTTCGAAACCAGTCGACATTACATGCAAGCAGAGCTGGGTCGAACCAGAGACGACCTGGAGAAAATGAGAGACAAATTCAGAAG ACTGCAGAACAGCTACACAGCGTCTCAGAGAGCTAATCAAGACCTGGAGGAGAAACTTCACGCCCTG CTACGTAAAGTGGAAAGAGACAAGAAAACCATGGATCAAGAGATAGTGGAGCTCACGAATAAACTCGTGGATGCCAAAAACACTATCGACAAGCTGGAGGAACTGAAT GAACGGTATCGGCAGGATTGCAATTTGGCTGTGCAGCTGTTGAAGTGCAACAAATCGCATTTCAGGAATCATAAGTTTGCTGAT TTGCCATATGAGCTACAGGACATGGTGAACAAGCACATGAAGAGTAGCTTGCCTAACAAGACTCAGGGCTGTCAGGGAGCTCAAGCCCAGGACCCTGACACTCTAAGCCTGACTCCTGCAGACGTAGTGCCCACTTCAGTGATCGCTCGTGTTCTTGAGAAGCCAGAGCCCCTGGTGCTCAACTCAGCCCAGTCTAGCAGCAGTGCTGGTCGGCCCGTGGCTGAAGATGTGTTTGTACACGTGGACATGACAGGACCCCAAGACGAGAGTGGAGGGCGTGAAAATGGGGGTCCTGTACATGCCAGGCCTCCTGTGGGAGCTGGTTCTGATCAGCAGCATGTAAACGGCATGTGTCGGAGCCAGGGCAGCCTGGATGGTCAAACAGGAGAAGATGGGGCAGCCCCTTCTTTTGAGAAGTTGAATCCTTACCCAGCACCTCCACCACCAAACCCGCTGTACCCTGGTCGCAAAGTAATCGAGTTCTCCTCCGATGACAAAGTCAAGATTCCCAAGAACAGTCCACTGCCCAATTGCACCTATGCTACTCGTCAGGCCATTTCTCTTAGTCTTGTTCAGAACGAAGAGGAGACAGCCGAGCGCCAGCGGACCGTGCCCAATAGCCCTGCTGTGTCTGATGGGGGTTGGCGGTCTGGGACCTCCTCATCTTCTGGTGGAGGGCATGCTTCTCACCAGCGCACACCTCCACAGATGGATGCCATGGACACCctctcaagtcattcaagtcccTTTAGCAGCCCCCCTCAGCCTCCGAGCGCCTTTGCAAGCTCTGGTAGCTCAGAGGAGGACCTCATGGCCAACTGGCAGCGCATGTTTGTAGAAAGAATGGCACCATCCACCGAAGGCTCTCTTGTCAACCGCACTTCCTTCAGCAGTGAGACGGTAAAAGATCTCCAAAGTCGTCACAATGGAAAATCAAGAGTAGGGGCTCTGAGAGGTGCTTACTCTGATGGCGAGGAGGGATCCTCGGCCCAGAGCTGGACGGCAAGTAGAGAGTCCAGTTTGGATACAGACACCAGCAGCATGGCAGACCTCCGGGCAAAAAAGACTCAATACGGTGGCGACTTTTCCCAGGAAGAGGGTGAACACCTACTGATGGCCCTTGATCCAGTTGACAATGATGGTGCTAGTGGTGACACCATGGTCACAATTGAGAGCAGTCCAGCCTCTGCTAAGTGTGAAGAGTTTGCTGAAGATGCTGGCTCTGCAGGAAGTTCATCTGAGGAGCGAGATATCCTACCCCAGGACTTTCCTGTCATCGGTTCAAGAGCCCTAGCTGGCCTTGAGGATTTTGCAGATAAGCCCCCTCAGACTGGCTCCTCACGACCCCTGAAGAGCCCCAAGAGAATGGGGGTTCATCACTTGCTCCGCAAAGACAGCCTTACACGAGCTCAAGAGCATGGAAACTTGCTGGACTGA